The genomic interval CGCAGTTATTATCGCTACTGGAAATGATTTCCGCGCTGTTGAAGCAGGCGTACATGCTTATGCGGCAAGGTCTGGACAATATTCCAGTTTATCGCATGCTAAAATAGAAAACGGAATTTTTTCATTTTGGTTAGAAGTACCATTGGCGTTAGGAACCGTTGGCGGATTGACTAGTTTGCATCCTTTAGTTAAACTATCGTTAGAAATGCTTGAAAACCCTTCAGCGGGAGAATTAATGCAATTTGTAGCCGTAGCAGGTCTAGCCCAAAACTTTGCCGCATTGCGCTCTTTAACGACTTCTGGCATTCAAGAAGGACATATGAAAATGCACTTGAACAATATGCTCAATCAATTGGAAGCAACAGATGATGAAAGCCTTCAAGTTCGAAAACATTTTAAACATCATGTGGTTTCTCATAGTGGCGTTGTCAATTTTGTTGAAAACCTTAGAAAATAATTAGACAAAATTTACATGAAAAAAACATTTTACAGCAACGGTAAACTTTTAATTACAGGTGAATATCTAGTTTTAGATGGCGCTAAAGCCTTTGCTCTTCCAACACAATTAGGTCAAAATTTGATTATTGAAGATGGCGAAAACCAAAAAATTCAATGGAAAAGTTATGATTCCGATGGAAGTGTATGGTTTGAAGATACCATTTTATTTACAGACATTACCAATTATATTCCCACAGAAACAGAAACTGTAAAAAACACTTTGACGACAATATTGTATCAAGCCTATTTACAGAATCCGGAATTCATAAATTTGAACCAAGGATATAACATTCAAACAGAACTTACTTTTTCCAGAAAATGGGGACTAGGTACATCATCAACTTTAATCAATAATATTGCGCAATGGCTTAGTATCGACGCATTCGAACTATTAAATACAAGTTTTGGGGGTAGTGGTTACGATATTGCTTGTGCTCAAAATGATAGTCCTATTCTCTATCAACTAGAGAATGGAAAGCCAATTGTCGAAAAAATTACATTTGATCCAGAATATACTAACGAAATCTACTTTGTTTACTTAAACAGAAAACAAAGTAGTAAAACAGCGATTGCTAACTATAACGTCAATAAAAATCAAAACTTAGATAGTAGTATCGCCAAAAACAACTTAATTACTCAAGAGGTAATTCATGCCAGCACAGTAGAATCTTTTCGTCATGCCATTGAAAGACACGAAGCTAAAATGAGCCATCTACTAGAAACCTGTACCGTAAAAGAATTACTTTTTCCTGATTTCAAAGGAACGATAAAAAGTCTTGGTGCTTGGGGAGGAGATTTCGTTATGGTAATTTCTCCTAAAAATCCAGCAGATTACTTTTTTGAAAAAGGGTTTTCTATTATGTTTACTTTCGACCAGTTGATATTAGAGTAAACAAAAACTTTAATCCACAAAAAAAATCCGATGTTCTCACATCGGATTTTATGAAACATCATTTTTATTATAATGTATATCCTATTCTTAAATGTAAATCTCCTGTTGAATCCCAAGATTTATTGTCAAAAAAATATCTTCTCCCGATGCCTATCCCAACTTCATAATTAAAATTACTTTTTGAAATCGTTCTTCGAATCCCCCACTTTGGAATTATAGTTACTTGGTTAGCTGCGGTTACATTCTTTTGATTTGCAATTGCAAACCAATCTGAAATATAGCTAACTCCTACCGTAATAAAGTTAGCACTATTGTTATTTGTAAACTTACCATTAGTTATTCTTTTATCCATGTTATAATACCATCTTGGTTCTATCGCTATTTTTGGAGCTAAACCATAAATAGTTTTGTTTCCAACAGAAATTCCTCCATCTAAACCAATTTCTGTACGCAAACTAATCTCGTTAGTGATTTTACATTCATGATTCAACCAAATTCCTAGAACACCAGTTTGTATTGTGTACATAGACTTTTCTACACCTTCATTTTGAGCATTTACAGAAATGTAAATACCTATTAAAAAAATCATCTTAATTATTGATTTCATTTATCTTGTTTCAAATTGTTAAAAAATTACCCCCATAGAAAGTCCAAAACCATTTATTCTATAAGTACCTTTGTTTTCAAATTCGTCAGTCTCAATTTGCTTTGATTTTTTAAACAAATCTAAGTAAATACTGCTTTTGTCACTTTGCCTAACGATTATGCCTATTCCTAATTTAGATGTACCTCCATTTTCATCAAACGAACTTGACCATTTAATATTTTTTCCAGTTTGTAAATAAGCAAAAAATCCATCTTCCATACTTCGATTTGAAAAAACACGAAAGTCTATAATATAAGGTGTAGATAAAAAAGTTCGGTTTATATTCCAATCTAAAGAAAGACCAGCAGATACTGACATTCGCTCAAAAAATTTTATTCCATGAATAGTATTTAAATCAAATCCAAAACTATTACCATTACTTTTATCTTTATCTGTTTTAAAGTAATAATTTTCAAAGTTTTTTGAAATAGAAAAAGAAGTCATATTTAAATATTCGGTAACATGTCTTTTATCCCTATTTTGTGAAAGAATAAAAATTGAGTTCATTAAAACTACAAGTACTATTAATAGCTTCATAAAATCATTATCTAATCAATTCCATCAGTGAATTTACTACCATGCCATTGTGATCCGTTTCGAACAGCACCAATTATTTTAACTCTAAAATTGGTAGGCTTAACTAAAATATTACACCCTAAATTAGGCTTAATATTCCAACCATCCGAACCACTTCCAGAAAAACAAATATTAGCACCCCAATCAAAAGTTTTCTCCCTTACTCCAATGTTGAAACCTTGATCCAAAACAGATTTCTGTATAATCATTTTTCCGTTTTCTGGGAACTTAGCAACAAATGTTCTATTTGAAGGTACTACTGCATTATTACCAATTGCACTTTTAATTTGTGAAGTAACTGTAGAATACAATCCATTATAAAACCACTCATTAAATTTACTTGCTTTTGTATTACTATCAATTCCGTTTTTCACTGCACCATCTAACCAATCCCAACCAGTACTAAAGAATTCGATGGTTAAGTTATCTTGAAATAGTTGAGGTAAACTTGTTAAATTTGTATAACTAACAATAGGCACTCCCCATTCGTTTAAAAAATTAATATTGTTGGGGCCAGAATAAAATATTTTTTGATTGTTCATAAAATAACTACGTTCCTTTGTTTGATTATTTATAATTGTATTACCTGAAAGCACATCTAAATCATATTGAAATTGAGCTGCTTCGACTATTAGTTTAATCTCATCTGTTGCTTCAACTCTCCAAAGACCTGTCCAACCTCTATACTGATGAACACACTTTACTCCCAAATGATAAACTAATAAATAATTATAATTGAAAGCTTTAGTTTTTACTCTCCTTCTAGATTCATATTTATCTATACAAACATCATTATCACCAAACAAATTCCCAAAAATACCACTATGAGGATCACAAGAACTTAAATTAGACAAAAAAGAATTATAACCAGGGTCAACTTCAGTTCTTGCTGTAACTGATGTATTCTTTCCTATTCTAGTGGTGTTGCCAGTGGTGGGAATCTCCTCCTTAATTTTAAAATAAGATATATCACTGTCTATAGCAGAAACTCCCTCATTTGGAAACAAATTATTGATTCTTAATTTATTAACATCCGAAGTTGGAAATATTAAATCTGTTGAAATATTTTGAGAATTCAAATAGTCAATTAAAACCTGATATTTTGTCTCATTAACAATAAACAACCCCACATCAGTATATTTATAGATTTCGCTAGAAACTTGAATCTCTCCATCTGCATTTAAAAATGCGGCAAATGTATCATCACCAACAACTTCTTCAATATAATCTAAATAATCCAAGGGATCAGCGTCATTACCAACTTTAAGATTTGCTTTTTTTAATTGGGTAGAATCAAATTTATTTTTATAAAATAAATAAACAAGTGACTCATTACTTTCATTAACAATTGGTCGTAAAGAACGAAAATCATTTCTATAATAGCCGTTAAGAAATCCTACAATGCTGTCTTCGGAAGCATTTACATATTTTTGAAAAACCTTCGATATAGACTCTTTACTACTAAATGACAATCTACCATTTTTCAAAACAACATCATCGTTATAACTTTCGATATTTTTTTCTGCTTTTAACGAATTTTCTTTTTCTAAATTTACATTTTCACAAGAAAATGTAAAAAAACATAGCAAGATTAGAGCTATAAAAATTTTGTTTTGTTTTGTTTTGTTTTGTTTTGTTTTGTTTTGTTTTGTTTTGTTTTGTTTTGTTTTGTTTTCATATTTCTTTTTAAGATTAAACTGATTATTTTTCATTTCAAATGTAGATAAAAAATCAATGCAAAAATAAATCAACAAAAATAAAATAAGATTTAACATATTATTAAACTCACAAAAAAATCCGATGCTCTCGCATCGGATTTTTTTTGAATATAATAATTATTAGGTAAGATTAGAAATTAAATTGTCTTCTATTATCTTCTATTTTAGCTTTATCTTTCAATACAGGCAAAATTCTATTTGCATCACCTGCAGACTGTGCTTTTAACTTAGCTACATAAGGAGTGTAATCTTGAATCGCTGGTGCTTTTACAGTATTTGTGTTTTTTACAACATAAACTCCAGTAGTACCTTCAATTGGAGCTGAAAGTTTATTTGCTGCTAAAGCAAATGCATTACCAACTACTTTAGGTTCTTGACCAACATTCTCTAACATTGGATTATCCAAAGTAACCTCTGTAGCTTGTTGAACAGTTGCTCCAACAGCTTTAGCGATAGTCTCTATAGAGTTACCAGCCATTTTAGCTTTGATCAATTCCGCTTTTTTCTTATTTTTCAAGATAGATTCAACGTAAGGTCTTACTTGACTTAATGGAGCTAATCCTGAATCGTCAACTGATTTTAATCTTGCAATTACGTGTCCTACATTAGCCACTTCAAAACGTTTTATTGAACCTACTTCAGTATCACCATCAAATCCCCATCTTACGATTGCTCTTTGATTGCCTAAAGAACTAAAATTCTCATCCATTGCCGATACAGATACTGCAGGACTAACAGTCAAGCCCATTGTTTTGGCAACTT from Flavobacterium ovatum carries:
- a CDS encoding GYDIA family GHMP kinase, translating into MKKTFYSNGKLLITGEYLVLDGAKAFALPTQLGQNLIIEDGENQKIQWKSYDSDGSVWFEDTILFTDITNYIPTETETVKNTLTTILYQAYLQNPEFINLNQGYNIQTELTFSRKWGLGTSSTLINNIAQWLSIDAFELLNTSFGGSGYDIACAQNDSPILYQLENGKPIVEKITFDPEYTNEIYFVYLNRKQSSKTAIANYNVNKNQNLDSSIAKNNLITQEVIHASTVESFRHAIERHEAKMSHLLETCTVKELLFPDFKGTIKSLGAWGGDFVMVISPKNPADYFFEKGFSIMFTFDQLILE